One Capra hircus breed San Clemente chromosome 3, ASM170441v1, whole genome shotgun sequence genomic window, GACCAGACAGTAGTTATAGACAACGAAACAAATAGTCACCCATACTGTGAAAAAGTAATAACAGGGTAAAGCAGAGTAATGTGTTAAGAATGTGCTCAAGAAATGGCTTTAGAATGAGTGGTCAAGTGAGCTTCTCTAAGACATATGAGCCAGCACTTAAATGAGGAGTCAGCTGTGCAGAGATCTGGGACAGACAGAAAACCCCACGAAGAGGGCTGTCAGATGCAAAGGCCATTTGATGGGACAACTTTGACAGCAGCCAGTAGAGCTGGAATATAGAGCTAGATGGGGTCATAGCAGGAATGGAGGTGGGCAGGCCAGATCAAGTGGGTGGGGCTTTGGTGGTCTCAGTAAGGAGCAGTGAGATCTGATTCACACTTTAAAAAGAGACTGGAttaagcacagccaaaaaataaataagaggctGGATTATAGGGAGATGGAAGTAGGAGCCTGGAGACCAGTTACGTGGCTGTCCGTATAGTCCAGATGGAAGATGGTGGATGCTTGGCTTGGGGCAGGGATAAATGGTTGTAATTtgttgtgttaatcactcagactcttggcaacccccctggactgtagcctgccaggctcctccgtccacagaattctccaggcaagaatactggaatgggttgccattcccttctccaggggatcttcctggcccagggatcaaacctgggtttcccacattgcaggcagattctttactgtctgagctaccagggaagtcctgggacaaGGAAGTGAGGCTTCAATAGAGGAATGACaaagctggggggagggggagaactGGGTTCTTGCTTAGAGGCATGATGAGTCCAACTGTGGAGTCCAGCTGGATCCAAAATTGTGCTTGGGCATCAGGAAAGTTCTCATCTGTGGCCAGTCCTCTGGGTGTGAGGGCTCCTTTCCTCTTAGGCTGCTGCCTCAGCCTTTTCTTCTTCTGCTCTTCAGGTATGGCTCCCATGACGCATTTTACCGCTATAAGAACAGCATGGGTAAGAGCCTCCCGCTCTTTTATATCTACGACTCCTACCTGACGTCCCCTGAGGCCTGGGCCCACCTCCTGACGCCAAACGGGCCCCACTCAATCCGCAACACCCCCTATGATGGGGTCTTCATAGCACTGCTGGTGGAGGAGGGCCACACCCATGACATCCTGGCTGCTGGATTTGACGGCATGTACACCTACTTCGCCTCCAACGGTTTCTCCTTCGGCTCCTCCCATCAGAACTGGAAAGCTGTGAAGAACTTTTGCGATGCCAACAACCTCATGTTCATTCCCAGCGTGGGGCCTGGCTACATTGACACCAGCATCAGGCCTTGGAACAACCACAATACGCGGAACAGAGTCAATGGCAAGTACTATGAGACGGCCCTGCAGGCAGCCCTGACTGTGAGGCCTGAGATCGTCTCTATCACCTCTTTCAACGAGTGGCATGAGGGCACCCAGATTGAGAAGGCCATTCCCAAGAAGACGCCGACTCGGCTGTATTTGGACTACCTGCCTCATCAGCCCAGCCTGTACCTGGAGCTGACGCGCCGCTGGGCGGAGCACTTCATCAAAGAGAAGGAGCAGTGGCTGATGTGAGGCGCCTTGAAGCCAGGGCGGGAGGAGCTGAATCCCAGCCTCTCTGGAAGATGGCACCACATGGGGCTCGACTGAGGTTATAGGCACTTGCTCCCGAGTCAGCAGCTAGGTGCTTCTGGGCCCATCAAGTCAGGGCCCATGGGGAACAGAGCTAGGTGGGTGTCCTGCAGGGATGGGAAAAGTAGAGGGTGTTCCGGAGTGGGAACCCCAGGGGCTGGCAGGGGACTGCACTAGCCCCAGGGAGCTCCACGTCGTCAGTCGGAAACTTTAAACAATTCCTTCTAGCTTGGAACTCAGCTGGCTGGTGTTGTGGAGTCACCAAGTCACTGCTCGTAGAAGGGTGTCAGGGCTCTGGGCCAGCAAGCACCTGCTTCTGTCAGCCTGCAtcctccccaggcctccctccctcaTCGGCTGTCTTCCCCAAGTTAAGAAACCATACTGAAgactttataaaaggaaaaattctcGGTTTAAGCTCTTCCCAGTAGATTCCCAGACCTGATTATCAGGATATAATCCTGAGCATTCACACATTTATTCAACACACCCTTGGCAAGCACCTTACCACGTGCCAGCTGCTGGGGCAAAACCTGACCAGGAATGGTTCCTGTCTTCCTAAACTTGCAGGAGCCAGCTTTCCTTATTCCTTATTTGGTGTGGCCTTGTAGCTAGTGCCTCAGCACAGCTATGAGTATTTCCTTTTTTCAGCTTTGCCCATTGCTGGGAGTTCACTTCATTTTCCTCGAAGAAAACacctctgtgctccagagcttTCACTTTCCTAGATGAGTATTTAGCTCCAGGAGAGGACTAGGACACCCCCCCTCCCCATTAGCTGCCTGAATTGAATGAGGCCCACTCACTAGAGCCGTTTTCAGTGCTACTGTGATTTGTATTAAATATGACGTGTTGTTCCTATTCTCCAGCCAGCTTTCCTTTTGCTCCCTTCAGGTTAACACACTCTGACCCCTCAGTCAGATTCTGTGATGAACTGACAAGTGGGATGGGCTGGCTACCACATTAACACAATGGAAAAGCCGAGTTTGCTTAAGAAATTAGTAGTTTCAACAGGACTTCTAGAGGGAATATTTAGCAAACCAAGGCTTATTTACAAACTAATATGCTAATTGCAGGGATCCTCAAAGCAGGCCCTGGGATACCCTCTTGGCAAGATTCTTAAGATCTACTTGAAAACATGCATTCGAAACCACTCAATTGAGTTTATGGACTTAAGACTGAATCCTAATTCTGAGAACTGGGAtatgaggggggaggggaggaagcggGCCCTACTGGTCACCACAAGGACTCCCCAGTACCTGTTTAGTAACAGGTACTAAACCCCACCAATGGATGGGCATTGGGGCAGGCCTGGTCACTTTGCTGTGATTCAGTTGGGGAAAGAAACCAAGGCAGGCAGGGACAGGTGAAAAGGGCTGGATGGTGACCTGGAGTAATTTACAAGGGAGTGACAATGAGGCTTCatctcacacatacacatttttaaaaacactaaaaatacagTCAGACCGGGGGGAAGGGGCAGTAATTCTCACACACTGCTGATGGTAATGCAACTTGATTCAGTTCTTTTGAAGGCTAACCTGTatcaagagccataaaaatgtccATATACTTGGACCCAGTAATCCTACACCaaggaaataattcaaaagaagaaaaataaaacatttacaaaGGTGTTTAATAGCAATCTTTtctgttaaagaaaaaacaaagttcaAATGCCCAACAATAATTATGtttaatactttatatataaagGCTGCAGAGTAGACACTGGATTTAAATAAAGGTATTACAGGTATAAGaaattattatttgtattatgaataaataagaaaaaagtggCTAAAAAGAACAGCAGAGGTTTTCCAACATTCTTCAATAATTTGGACACCCCTTCCCAACCGAGCTTACTTCCCATCATTAGACAAAAATGATGACTCTGCCAGGCAATTACAGCACAGAACCAGCCCTGGTTCAGAGGAAGTAGTATTTGGCCTATGGCTCCACAGGTTTTATCCTAACCTGGATCCAACTTCAGAAGCACAAAGTACCTTTGGTCACTTGAGACTCTTAAAAAAGCATCAACTGATGCATTAGCTGATTTGGACCTTAAATGCCACTACCCACCAGAGAAGAGGCTCTCATTAGATTGCAAactggttatttatttttcaaaaatcaaagGAAGAAGAAACCTGGCCCTCCTAGGAATGGACTTATTATAACCTCCCAAACCAGGTGTGAGGCTTAACCAGCAGCTTCTGAGTTCTGGTCTATACAGTTCAGAAAGAAACTCTGCCTTAAAAGGTCAGACTACTAACACTATAGCCCTAGCAGCCTCTGCAAATGAGGCTTTGCCAACTACCAGCGGTTGGACACATAGTGTCCAGCACCAGTCACTGggccttccctcctccagagtgTCACAAGCAGGATCCATGTGAGGGGAGCAGCCCATACTCCTGGAGGATGGCTGAAGTACTTTCAAGGGCACTAAAGAGGAAATGGAGGACAAGTTAGGGTTTGACTTCTTAAAGCCCCAAGCCCACCAGAGTCTGGAGATCAGGGACCTCTAAACTCTGTAATATGCTCTGTTCATCAAACCCATGATGGACCCTTTGAATCCTGAAAAAGCCAGCACACAAACGCTAGCAAACTTAGTTCCACTCCACCCACCACCTCTCCAAACTTCCCACCCTACTCAGGGCAAGATAGGAGGgacaacctttttttttctctcctggtcAAGGCACTTTTGTAAATTGCATTTCACAACCCCCGCTCAAATCCTACCCCTgtgccacaggaaaaaaaaaaaaaagagactcacCAACCAGGACGAATGATGCCAAACTTTCCAGGCACAGACAAGTCAACCACAGTTGAGCCTAGTCGACACTCTGGGCTCTGGCCGTCCCCAATTGGTCCCCCATCAATGATCAAGGACAAGTGAGGCCACAGGTCCTGGAATTCCTGAGAAGAGGGAGAGGCATCTGCAATGTCACACCACACACATGGCATATATGCAGAGGCCACACAGCTCTAAAGCAGCAGGCATCTTCCTCTAAGCAGGGGAAGGAAACTCGGGGTCAGCTGTAACAAAGACACTGCATTTGTACCCAGGATACCGCATCCTATGAGCTTTGGAGCTCCCCACGTTAGCACCCCAAGGAACACCGATTGAGAGCTTAAAGACAATCTTACTATGGCAAGAAGAAATTCCACACACTGCTTCAGTTTGGGAGGGAGGAGTAAAATGACTGGAAACCTCGGTGGGAATCCAAAGCTATAGGCTCTACTGTTGACTTTCCACCAAACTCTGTGTGACTGTATGCAAGTTATTTTATCCAGGGCTATAAAAGGGCTGGACTGGATGGTCACTAAGGGTCCCTCCAGCCCTACTCCTCTAATGCTGACTCTCAGCAGAACTCTGATCAGGGTAGCAAAGAGAAAACAGGTAGACTCAGTAAGTGCATGCCATTGGCACTCAATCCCTGGGCTGTGGAAAGGAGTTTCCCAAACCAGGTGTGAGGCTTAACCAGTAGCTTCTGAGTTCTGGTCTATACAGTTCAGAAAGAAACTCTGCCTTAAAAGGTCAAACTACTAACACTATAGCCCTAGTTAAACGACCTAGCTTGTGGCAGAGCTAAGAGAACAGAGAAAGGAGTCCCTGGGATAAGTGACTTAACTTTTCAGTcttctgctgggggtggggtgtgggggggcGGTGGAGGAAAAAACATGCTATGATGTCTATTATTGTTAAAAAGAcactatgggaaaaaaaaatcaattctcccCCTTGATTCTCCAACTTTAAAACTTTTCTGAGGTTATTCTGGATTTCTCCCACCCCTGCCAAATGGGCACACTTCCTACTATTAAACCAAAAGGGTGGCTTTCCTGCCAGGCAATTCCAGTGAACCATCATCATCCGCCCCCACCCGCCCTGCTCAAAGGAAACTGTGGCCTGGCTGATGTTTCTGCAGGGAGGACTGGGTTTACTCTCACCTCAACATTCAGAGGGCTGGACTGGGAGCTGAGGTTGGCACTGGTGAGAGCGAGTGGCCCCCCAAACACCTGGGCCAAGTCCTGCATGAAGGTGTGGTCAGGAATCCGGATGCCTACAAGCTATGAGGCAAGAAGAAAGGGGTCATAAAAAGGTTGGAAGGGGTGGGGAATGGGCCTGGCATGGATCCTAGCGAAAGCCAATGGCAGGACACAAGAGAAAATCTGACTCACAGGAGTGAAAGGATTCAGGTCCTTGTTGAGCTCCTCTGAGCGTTCCATCACCAGGGTCACCGGTCCTGGCAACAGGTCCTTCAGGAGCTCCTCAGGTACTCTCACGTGGCAGTACCTGGGAAACAAAGGGGGCGCAAATCCAATTAAATGAAAGGTACTTCTGGTCCTATTCCAGAACCTAGGAAGATCTAGGAAAGGTGACCTGAGGGACTACAATGGGATCCGCCTGTCTTCCCTTTTCACCCTCAAGAGCTTGAGCAGAAGGCAGGGCTTCAGAGGCGCACCCCAGGCTTGGATCCCACAGGTCTCTGGTCTGGGAGACTACAACAGCTGCACTGCTACCGCGCTCCGAGTTTTCTTCAAAGTACTCCCTCGGTTAATTTAAGCTACCGTGCTCCCCCTCCTTTTTTCTTAAGCCGCAGGAGTACCCCCACCCCAGTATCACAAAAAACGCCAGGAGAATAGGGCCTTCTGCCTCTTTCAGCGCCGAGTCCCCGATCACGTTCAAGGCCTGGCAGACACGAAGTGCTCCATACACATTTCCAGTTCCGGATTCTTGGGTGAGCCTGGACAAGCCCCTCCCGCTCTCTGCGCCTCAGTCTCCCAAGCCTGTCACCGGAAACCCCTCCCGCGGTGCCGCCCTCAGCGGGGCCGGGTCGGGGCGGCCTCACCTGTAGACGTCGGCCACGCGGCCCAGGCATACGGCCAGCGGCTTGGTCTCGCTGCGGCCCTTGATACGGTACACGGCGCCCAGTGCTTCCGAGCAGCTCGCCGAGCAGGCCAGGCCGTACAGCGTATCGGTGGGGACGGCCACCACGGCGCCTGCGCGCAGCTCGGCCACGGCGGCCCGCAGCGCCTCGGTCCAGCCGCCGCGCTCCGGGTTTGCGGCCCGCACGGCCCCGCTTCCCGGGAGCCGCAACAGCCGGGCTCCCGGCGTCGGGCTTGGCGGGCGAAGGAGGCGCCCTCTCCGGACTGAGCCCGCCGGCCCCTCGCTCAACCCCATGCTGGCAGCCACCGCGGCCCTCAGCGCCCTGCACGGGCGTGCCGGAGACATCCGCCCAGGCCCGCTTCCGGGAGGAAGTGACGCGTCCAGTGATCTTCCGGTCCAGGAGGCTCGGCCCCACCCCCGCGCCGGGCAACTTAAAGGGACCGCGACCCCCAAGAGGATTGAAGGAGACCGGTGGGGACGGGGCGGGGCGCTGCTTTGCGGAGTCCTAGCGCAGTGCtgggggccggggggtgggggctgccgAAAGGGGGGCGGTGGTCGGGCCGCGCAGGCAGAGATGGAATGGGGCCCGGGTTCAGACTGGTCACGGGGGTGAGAGGGGGCCCGTCGGGGCGGGGGGAAGGGGTTCTGACCCGGCGCAAGCGCCGGCCCTGACCGTCTGTCTCGCTCTCTCCGGGACAGGGAGGCTGCCGGCGTGGACCGTGGGAAGGCGGGGCTGGGGCTCGGCGGGAGGccactcccgcagcctccccGGGATGAGCGCGCCCAGCAGCTGCTGGACGCCGTGGAGCAGCGGCAGCGGCAGCTCCTGGACACCATCGCCGCCTGCGAGGAGATGCTGCGGCAGCTGGGCCGCCGGCGCCCGGAGCCGGCTGGTAGCGGGGTCAGTGCCCACCCCGGGCTGGGCCTGGGAGGTGGGGACTGCCCACTGGCCGCACTTGCTAAGCCCTGCCTTCCCCTGGAGGGTGGACGAGTGTCCCCACCGCTTTACCCCCTACTGCCTCTCATCTGGACGAGAGGCTTTGAAAAAGTTAAGTGCTATCCATGTGCCAAATGGCCATCTCTTTGGGGGCCTGATCCAAGGCCTTTCCTCCCAacctcactttttcttttttttttccctgttccaATCAGAATGTCTCAGCCAAACCTGGAGCGCCCTCCCAGCCAGCTGTCTCCTCCAGAGGTGGCTTTCCAAAGGATGCTAGCGATGGAGCTGCGGAGCCCTGACCATCCCTGAGCCTGGCGTCctatcttctctccctccctggggcTGGTGGCTGGACTTTGAACAACTCCCTTTCAATAAAGGGGCCAGTCTTCACTGGCAATGGCTGGTATTTGGCTGTCAGCCTGGGGAGGCAGCTCTGCTAGCAGCTGGGTTCGCTCCCACTTCATCCTGGCTGAAGGCAGTGCTGAGCTCTGAAATGTAGCCGACAAATATACCCAGTCTGATTACCCAGATTTGGGCAGACCAGCAGTGCTCGCCGGAATTATCTGGCCTGCTTTGGGGGATCCAGGTGGTGTTACATGTCCATTTCATGCTTTGGGGGCTCCTAGCCCCACAAAACACTTTTAGCAGAGCCTTTATTAAAAGGAATCCTGCAGACTCTCCTGGTGACCGACCTTTCCTTTCTGTCCCCTCTAAAAACTCTGACTGGCGAGTGGGGAAGTGGTTGAAAACTGTCAGCCATGGGTAGGGTTGGGAAGAAATGCCACAGATACTACCAGATTTAAATAAGCATTTAATTAGGATTTCATTAGTATTTAATATTGCTTTTTTCAATTCCAAAAAGTTAAATTTTCACTTCTTAGCAGATATTTTAAAGTACAATATTAAGTTTATACAAAATGAGCAATTAAGCAAACACCATTATTTCACATTCTTCAAAAATAcaaattcatatttattcttttttgggTTTAGAGGTTTCTTCCTTTGGAAGTACTGAACCTGTAACGTTTTCATATCGCTCAGTGGAAGTCCGTTGTTCCCATGTTTCACAAATAAATTTGGTAGGCTTTTACATAATCCAAATAAAACtatttgggattttaaaaaactttcaacCAAGACCTCTGGCCAATGACTAGtgtgtgtcaaaaaaaaaaggttgtcgTGGGTCTTGCCTCTCCTGGCCAGAAAATCTGAGCCAGAGATTCAGCAAAACCCTGTTTCCAGCCACCTTCCCCAAACAGGAACTAGGAGTTTACAGGGAAAAAGAACAGCCACCTTGAATTCCGACCTCCCACCCCCATATTCTCCAAAACACAACAAAGGATGTAGACTGTTGAGTCAAACAGCGCCCTGGGGAGGCCTGAGGACACAGGGGAAAAGGGCAAGAGAGGCCTCTTGGACTTGGCACCACTATGAGGATAACAAGGATATTGCAGAAAACACCCCTGGGTTTGGTGAAGAAAAGATTTTATGAAAAATTTCCCCGTAAGAAAAAGAGTAGAAACTGCATTGAGCTGAGAAACTGACATGACATCACCCAATTTGGGGCCCAGCAAGCACACCACCAAAAGGGCAGTGTGTGGTTTTAAACTTTGCTTCCAGTAAAAAAAGCTTGTACTATGTACACATTGACATAAAGATCCAGTTGAATTTGCATTTTTCAGTGCAGACTGAGAAGCCCTCTCTTGAACAGGAGTAACAGAAATGCCCAAACAGTGATCATCAGCTTCCCCAAAAGGTGTGCGAAGAAACATGGGACCCCTTCTCTTGCCTCCCAACACATGCAAGAGAAAAGAGGCTAAACTGACGACCAATCAGAAATATGCTTAATTCAGTTTTGTTGCCTCTCCCTTCCCCAATATTTAGGAATGGTCAATTTCTGATCTATGTCATAGCAGAACAATTTGCATATGATCTATGGAAATCTTTCTGCTTTGGCTGAAGTATGTTTTAAAACTTCTCTATTCGTTAGCAGCCTGAAAACTGAAGATAAAatgggaggggagaggagtgagagggaaggaagaaagttcATAAAGTAGATTATTAACAGCTTTGTTTACTGGATTCAATGAGGGCTGGAGGCTTTTGTTTAAAGAGCCTACAGGATGGCTAGGGTTGTGACCCCCACCACCTTCCCCAAACATATTTCTGATTGGTGGGGTAGAAAAACTATAAACTCATTAGCAATACTGTTGCAGTTCCACAATCAATGATTTCAGTGACTCTGGAGAAGCCTTTAGGATTAAGGACAATGGACCTGATTACAAATGTAAAAGTCTAGAAAGCGCCAGGTATCTACCTAGGAACAACCGGTTTCTTCCTTTCAGGCATCACTGTGTAACGGTGAAGGGGGAAAGATGGCAAAGGGCCAAGCAAAAGTGATGAAAAAGGGCCTCAACAGTCAGCAGAAGAAAACAGGACCCGCAGCAGTTCTTCAGAGGGCCTGAGGGGGTGCCCTTGGGCACACAGGGAAGGCTTGCATAGATTGAGCAGTTGCTGAGAATGCATAATAGTGTGTCCCTATGCACAGTCTCATAGCACAGGGCTGACAGAGTGGAAAAGCGCGGCCAGGCCAGGGTCACATGGGACAAGGACCGTCAAGCTACACATATTGCACCAAGGTAAGTGCTTTTCTTGTCACACCtcaatttaactttttttctgagcaaaaaataaaactttgtggaaagtatatatatgtatatatatacacacacaaaagaaattgCAGCAATTGAGTTAAAGATAAAATAACCtaaagtgcttttttaaaaaattatttctttaatatacCAATATGAGGTTCTGCAAACCCGTCCCTTTGGACACATTCAGCATTATACAAAATCTCTCAGAAAAACCCACCCGCCCATTATCCCCGTCAGTCTGCT contains:
- the MANEAL gene encoding glycoprotein endo-alpha-1,2-mannosidase-like protein isoform X2 codes for the protein MITGNPQMTWCLPFWTPPISTTSRYGSHDAFYRYKNSMGKSLPLFYIYDSYLTSPEAWAHLLTPNGPHSIRNTPYDGVFIALLVEEGHTHDILAAGFDGMYTYFASNGFSFGSSHQNWKAVKNFCDANNLMFIPSVGPGYIDTSIRPWNNHNTRNRVNGKYYETALQAALTVRPEIVSITSFNEWHEGTQIEKAIPKKTPTRLYLDYLPHQPSLYLELTRRWAEHFIKEKEQWLM
- the YRDC gene encoding yrdC domain-containing protein, mitochondrial encodes the protein MSPARPCRALRAAVAASMGLSEGPAGSVRRGRLLRPPSPTPGARLLRLPGSGAVRAANPERGGWTEALRAAVAELRAGAVVAVPTDTLYGLACSASCSEALGAVYRIKGRSETKPLAVCLGRVADVYRYCHVRVPEELLKDLLPGPVTLVMERSEELNKDLNPFTPLVGIRIPDHTFMQDLAQVFGGPLALTSANLSSQSSPLNVEEFQDLWPHLSLIIDGGPIGDGQSPECRLGSTVVDLSVPGKFGIIRPGCALESTSAILQEYGLLPSHGSCL